From a region of the Neobacillus niacini genome:
- a CDS encoding DUF3221 domain-containing protein, translated as MTRIFKALAIIVLLTIVGCSNSIDSSEEKNNEIKTENSSFIGTIKDINGNTAIVSAKVFEGNPEGDVIVDLSVNNDETFQVGDKIKVGFDGIIKESNPAQINTLSVELVD; from the coding sequence ATGACAAGGATATTTAAAGCATTAGCAATCATTGTTTTATTAACCATTGTTGGATGTTCTAATTCAATAGACAGCAGTGAAGAAAAAAACAATGAAATCAAAACGGAAAATTCCAGTTTTATAGGAACAATCAAAGATATTAACGGTAACACTGCAATTGTTTCTGCTAAAGTGTTTGAGGGTAATCCTGAAGGTGATGTGATTGTTGACCTTTCCGTGAATAATGATGAAACATTCCAAGTTGGAGACAAGATAAAAGTAGGATTTGATGGCATCATTAAAGAATCGAATCCTGCTCAAATTAATACTCTTTCTGTTGAATTGGTTGATTGA
- a CDS encoding IS110 family transposase — protein MKFKMQDKQNQLIERISIKHLIVGIDIAQQFHVARAVNFRGIVIGDPLTFENNEDGFARLIQWINRLKALKGLDTTIVGMEPTGHYWVNLSKWLYERNIEVVTVNPHLVKRNKENRDNTQSKSDKKDALVIADMVKNGYYSFIRPSSEIFEKLRVLMSNRDMTVKRLVSAVNQINRWVDIVFPELRQVFKDVKGKGAIATLRLFPTPLEISSMKPQDIVNGWKTLMKRQAGLRKAQLLIELATHSVGTPQALDAYKLHLEQLLEEFDLATAQLERVEKEVTEVLSKIPFAKKLLAIKGISEIALAGILGEAGDLSGFAHGNSLLRHAGLHLAEASSGKWKGQIVLSKRGRSRLRRFLYLATMSLVMNNPDFKELHSNNVNVKKMKKMKSIMKLINKFARILVGMARKNESYRSDKVQPLISIAA, from the coding sequence ATGAAGTTTAAAATGCAAGACAAACAAAATCAACTAATTGAAAGAATTTCGATCAAACATCTTATTGTCGGAATAGATATAGCCCAACAGTTTCACGTTGCTCGTGCCGTAAACTTCCGTGGCATTGTTATTGGTGATCCTCTAACGTTCGAAAATAATGAAGATGGCTTTGCTAGATTAATACAATGGATTAATCGGTTGAAAGCTTTAAAGGGCTTAGATACAACGATCGTTGGTATGGAGCCAACCGGACACTACTGGGTTAACTTATCAAAATGGCTTTATGAAAGAAATATTGAAGTAGTGACAGTAAACCCCCACCTTGTAAAAAGAAATAAAGAAAATCGTGATAATACCCAATCTAAAAGTGATAAAAAAGATGCCTTAGTTATCGCTGATATGGTGAAGAATGGCTATTATTCGTTTATTCGCCCTTCTTCAGAAATCTTTGAAAAACTACGAGTCTTAATGTCTAATCGTGACATGACCGTAAAAAGACTTGTTAGTGCTGTAAATCAGATTAACCGTTGGGTAGATATTGTTTTCCCAGAACTTCGGCAAGTTTTCAAAGATGTTAAAGGAAAAGGGGCAATCGCAACACTTCGCTTATTCCCTACCCCACTTGAAATTAGTTCAATGAAACCACAGGATATCGTGAACGGCTGGAAAACCTTAATGAAACGACAAGCTGGTTTAAGAAAGGCACAACTACTTATTGAATTAGCTACCCATTCTGTTGGTACACCACAAGCTCTTGATGCTTATAAATTACACTTGGAACAATTACTTGAAGAATTCGATCTAGCTACAGCCCAACTGGAAAGAGTTGAAAAGGAAGTCACTGAAGTTCTTAGTAAAATACCTTTCGCTAAAAAATTGCTTGCCATTAAAGGCATAAGCGAAATTGCACTTGCAGGTATTTTAGGAGAAGCTGGAGATCTCAGTGGTTTTGCTCATGGTAATTCTTTATTACGACATGCAGGGTTACATTTAGCAGAGGCAAGTTCAGGTAAATGGAAAGGACAAATTGTCCTCTCAAAACGAGGAAGGTCCCGTTTACGACGCTTTTTGTACCTAGCGACAATGAGCCTTGTCATGAACAACCCCGATTTTAAAGAATTGCATTCTAATAATGTTAATGTAAAAAAGATGAAGAAAATGAAGTCCATCATGAAACTAATAAATAAATTCGCAAGAATTCTAGTAGGAATGGCAAGAAAAAATGAATCTTATCGTTCCGACAAAGTACAACCTTTAATTTCAATAGCTGCTTAA
- the ltrA gene encoding group II intron reverse transcriptase/maturase, with protein sequence MNLLEQILSNQNMNEAYLRVYKNKGASGVDGVTVEELKQYLRENKDELRQRIRTRKYQPQAALRVEIPKENGKMRKLGIPTVVDRVVQQAIHQALSPIFEKQFSEFSYGFRPKRSCEMAIIKSLEFLNDGHDWVVDIDLERFFDTVHHDKLMRIIANTIDNGDVISLIRKYLVSGVTVKGKYEETPVGTPQGGNLSPLLSNIMLNELDKELEKRGLRFVRYADDALIFVKSEAAANRVMKSIVRFIEGKLGLIVNVEKSKISRPKDLKFLGFGFYYDTKNKRYQVKPHLMSIQKFQRKLRKLTKRNWSVPLDFRILKLKQVILGWVNYFRISNMKKAMSEIDQKLRSRIRVIIWKQWKVPKKQIKSLIQLGIPEEEAKGLTFCRKGYRYIGLSKVVQRAISNKRLKQRGLPSASEHYLKVHTVI encoded by the coding sequence GTGAACCTTTTAGAACAGATTCTAAGTAATCAAAATATGAATGAAGCTTACCTGCGTGTCTATAAAAATAAAGGTGCAAGTGGCGTCGATGGAGTAACAGTCGAAGAACTAAAGCAATATCTGAGAGAGAACAAGGATGAGTTACGTCAGCGCATCAGAACAAGAAAATACCAACCACAGGCTGCCTTAAGAGTGGAAATCCCAAAAGAAAATGGCAAGATGCGCAAGTTGGGAATACCAACAGTAGTGGATAGAGTAGTTCAACAAGCTATTCATCAAGCTCTCAGTCCGATATTTGAAAAGCAATTCAGTGAATTCAGTTACGGCTTTAGACCAAAAAGAAGCTGTGAGATGGCTATTATAAAAAGCTTGGAATTTCTGAATGATGGACACGATTGGGTGGTAGACATTGACCTCGAAAGATTCTTCGATACAGTCCATCACGATAAACTCATGCGAATTATCGCTAACACAATAGATAATGGTGATGTCATCTCGCTAATCAGAAAATACTTAGTAAGTGGAGTCACGGTGAAAGGGAAATATGAAGAAACACCAGTCGGGACTCCGCAAGGAGGGAACCTTAGCCCATTATTGAGTAATATTATGTTAAATGAACTCGATAAGGAACTAGAGAAAAGAGGGCTAAGGTTCGTGAGATACGCTGATGACGCTCTCATCTTTGTGAAGAGTGAGGCGGCAGCAAACAGAGTGATGAAATCAATCGTGAGATTTATAGAAGGAAAACTAGGATTAATAGTCAATGTGGAGAAGAGCAAAATCTCTCGCCCAAAAGATTTAAAATTCTTAGGATTCGGGTTTTATTACGATACTAAAAACAAGAGGTATCAAGTAAAACCCCATCTTATGTCAATACAGAAGTTTCAAAGGAAGCTTCGAAAATTAACAAAGCGAAACTGGAGTGTTCCGCTAGACTTCCGAATTTTAAAACTGAAACAAGTCATACTTGGGTGGGTTAATTACTTTAGAATCTCAAATATGAAAAAAGCAATGAGTGAGATAGATCAGAAGCTTCGCTCCAGAATTAGAGTCATCATTTGGAAGCAATGGAAGGTACCTAAAAAACAAATTAAATCGCTTATTCAATTAGGGATTCCGGAGGAAGAAGCGAAAGGATTAACCTTCTGTCGAAAAGGTTACCGGTACATTGGACTATCAAAAGTTGTCCAAAGAGCAATCTCAAACAAAAGACTAAAGCAGAGGGGACTTCCCTCTGCTTCAGAACATTATCTAAAAGTACACACTGTAATATAA
- a CDS encoding NAD(P)/FAD-dependent oxidoreductase: MKKIVVIGGGFAGFWGAAGAIRRAIELGKENEVEVTVVSRDSFLNIRPRFYESDLSKVRIPFERILKPIGVKSVEGNVEGIDLDNKTVNISSSSDTFKLTYDKLVLAAGSSLQIPNIPGLKEHAFSVDTFQEASKLHQHLDNLVSKRSSEGCYTAVVVGAGFTGLEVATEMASMLKHVAEKNGDDPSAVRILLVDHSDIAPEFSEESRAVIKEALSDMGIESFTKVSVKSISDNGVVLSNGEKLPALTTIWTAGVKASPLTSLFPVERDNFGRLPVDEFLRVIGTDDVYAAGDCVRVLTDETNVAMMSCQHAQPQGRFVGYNLVSDLFEKDTLPYKQPSYVTCLDLGDWGALLTEGWDRKVLTKGQDAKEVKINVNTKFLAPPLDDKEEILKEAEPRYIATLDDHLPYRFREDTK, from the coding sequence ATGAAGAAAATTGTTGTTATAGGTGGAGGATTTGCAGGTTTTTGGGGTGCAGCAGGTGCAATTCGAAGGGCGATTGAACTTGGAAAGGAGAATGAAGTAGAAGTTACCGTGGTAAGTAGAGATTCTTTCTTAAATATACGTCCTAGATTTTATGAATCTGATTTGTCTAAAGTTCGTATACCATTTGAAAGAATCCTTAAACCGATCGGGGTAAAAAGTGTTGAAGGCAACGTAGAAGGTATTGATTTAGATAACAAAACAGTGAACATCTCAAGCTCTTCTGATACTTTCAAATTAACATACGATAAGCTAGTTCTGGCTGCAGGGAGTAGTTTGCAAATACCGAATATCCCTGGTCTTAAAGAACATGCTTTCTCTGTCGATACTTTCCAGGAAGCGAGTAAACTTCATCAACACTTAGATAATTTGGTATCAAAAAGATCTTCAGAAGGATGCTATACGGCCGTCGTTGTTGGTGCTGGTTTTACCGGTCTAGAAGTCGCTACAGAAATGGCCTCCATGCTAAAACATGTTGCAGAAAAAAATGGGGATGACCCTTCTGCTGTTCGTATTCTATTAGTTGATCATTCTGACATTGCTCCGGAGTTCAGCGAAGAATCTCGTGCAGTAATTAAAGAGGCTCTATCAGATATGGGGATCGAGTCATTCACAAAAGTTTCAGTAAAAAGCATTTCTGACAATGGTGTGGTACTAAGTAATGGTGAAAAACTACCTGCGTTAACTACAATTTGGACAGCAGGAGTGAAAGCAAGTCCTCTAACCTCTCTTTTCCCAGTGGAACGTGATAATTTCGGCAGGTTGCCTGTTGATGAATTCTTACGTGTAATTGGTACTGATGATGTGTATGCTGCAGGAGACTGTGTCAGGGTATTGACAGATGAAACTAATGTTGCGATGATGTCGTGTCAGCATGCCCAACCTCAAGGAAGATTTGTAGGTTATAATTTGGTAAGTGACTTGTTCGAAAAAGATACATTGCCTTACAAACAACCTTCCTATGTTACATGTCTTGATCTAGGAGATTGGGGAGCATTGCTTACAGAGGGATGGGATAGAAAGGTTTTAACCAAGGGGCAGGACGCCAAGGAAGTGAAAATAAACGTTAACACAAAGTTTCTCGCTCCTCCTTTGGACGATAAAGAAGAAATACTAAAAGAAGCCGAACCAAGATATATAGCTACACTTGATGATCATTTGCCTTACCGCTTTAGAGAAGATACAAAATAG
- a CDS encoding Rrf2 family transcriptional regulator codes for MQYSIGVEYSLHCLVYLTDLPSGSSIGIKELAKFQGVSQTYLSKIFTKLSKDGIVRSIPGVKGGYQLARKPENITFWDVVKSIEGSTTMFQCAEIRQSCILLNSEELPNWMTCESCTIKSVMLQAENKMRDFLSQKNLAWLSKALKEKIPLEFQNQTEEWFKKELSHKTKQNNKTD; via the coding sequence CTTACCGATCTCCCTTCAGGGTCTAGTATTGGAATTAAAGAATTAGCCAAATTCCAAGGAGTTTCCCAAACCTATCTATCCAAGATTTTTACCAAACTTTCAAAAGATGGTATTGTTAGGTCCATACCTGGTGTAAAAGGGGGATACCAACTAGCCCGGAAACCGGAGAACATCACATTTTGGGACGTTGTAAAAAGCATAGAAGGCTCTACGACAATGTTTCAATGTGCAGAGATTAGACAAAGTTGTATTCTGCTTAATAGTGAAGAACTTCCTAATTGGATGACTTGTGAATCATGTACTATTAAATCTGTCATGTTACAAGCCGAAAATAAAATGCGTGATTTTTTGAGTCAAAAAAATCTTGCATGGTTAAGCAAAGCATTAAAAGAAAAAATTCCATTAGAGTTTCAAAATCAAACCGAGGAGTGGTTTAAGAAGGAACTCTCTCATAAAACAAAACAAAATAATAAAACGGACTAA